The Xanthomonas sp. CFBP 8443 genome has a window encoding:
- a CDS encoding methyl-accepting chemotaxis protein, with product MLGNMKIGIRLTCAFLIVAAIGACIGAIGIRNSGRINDYATQLYERELVGLSNIKEANINLIYAGRARSNLQLSTTQEDRAKHLASIDKYTANVVDYVAKARVSFSSPESKAKLARFDEVWKQYLLHRGQFIEKVAKEPLQEANPELIALSASVRSASDELDVLMSELATIKEARAAEASAETGAIHVSGARMLTAIIIGGVLLGVCLGFFISRSVTKPIGKAVDVANALADGDLSVVIETTSKDEAGQLLLAMRRMVEKLQQVVGEVNASAQTLAGASEEVSATAQSLSQASTEQAAGVEETSASLEQMTASIGQNTENARITDGMAAQAAKETVEGGEAVVATVAAMKQIAQKIGIIDDIAYQTNLLALNAAIEAARAGEHGKGFAVVAAEVRKLAERSQVAAQEIGEVAGSSVELAEKAGRLLETIVPSIKRTSDLVQEIAAASLEQSSGVAQINSAVVQLSQTTQQNATASEELAATAEEMSSQAEYLQQSMAFFRLGHGEAPRPPRAADKPSAKALGSSRIEPKRVRPRAPQPAYAMTAGPDESQFASF from the coding sequence ATGTTGGGCAATATGAAGATCGGTATCAGGCTTACCTGCGCGTTCCTGATCGTGGCCGCCATCGGCGCCTGCATCGGCGCGATCGGCATCCGCAATTCAGGACGCATCAACGACTACGCCACGCAGTTGTACGAGCGCGAACTGGTCGGCCTGTCCAATATCAAGGAAGCCAACATCAACCTGATCTACGCCGGCCGCGCGCGCTCCAACCTGCAGCTGTCGACCACGCAAGAGGACCGTGCCAAGCACCTGGCCAGCATCGACAAGTACACCGCGAACGTGGTCGATTACGTCGCCAAGGCGCGCGTTTCGTTCAGCAGCCCGGAGTCCAAGGCCAAGCTGGCGCGTTTCGACGAGGTATGGAAGCAGTACTTGCTGCATCGCGGCCAGTTCATCGAAAAGGTCGCCAAGGAGCCGCTGCAGGAAGCCAATCCGGAACTCATCGCGCTGTCGGCCTCGGTGCGCAGCGCCTCCGACGAGCTCGACGTGCTGATGAGCGAACTGGCCACCATCAAGGAAGCCCGCGCGGCCGAGGCAAGCGCGGAAACCGGCGCGATCCATGTCAGCGGCGCCAGGATGCTGACCGCGATCATCATCGGCGGCGTGTTGCTCGGCGTGTGCCTGGGCTTCTTCATCAGCCGCAGCGTGACCAAGCCGATCGGCAAGGCGGTGGACGTGGCCAATGCGCTGGCCGACGGCGACCTGAGCGTCGTGATCGAAACCACTTCGAAGGACGAGGCGGGCCAGTTGCTGCTGGCGATGCGGCGCATGGTCGAGAAGCTGCAGCAGGTGGTCGGCGAGGTCAACGCCAGCGCGCAGACCCTGGCCGGCGCGTCGGAGGAGGTCAGCGCCACCGCGCAGTCGCTGAGCCAGGCCTCGACCGAGCAGGCCGCGGGCGTGGAGGAAACCAGTGCATCGCTGGAGCAGATGACCGCGTCGATCGGGCAGAACACCGAGAACGCGCGCATCACCGACGGCATGGCCGCGCAGGCCGCCAAGGAAACCGTGGAAGGCGGCGAAGCGGTGGTCGCCACCGTGGCGGCGATGAAGCAGATCGCGCAGAAGATCGGCATCATCGACGACATCGCCTACCAGACCAACCTGCTCGCGCTCAACGCGGCGATCGAGGCCGCGCGCGCCGGCGAGCACGGCAAGGGCTTCGCCGTCGTCGCTGCGGAAGTGCGCAAGCTGGCCGAGCGCAGCCAGGTCGCCGCACAGGAGATCGGCGAAGTGGCCGGTTCCAGCGTCGAGCTGGCGGAAAAGGCCGGGCGCCTGCTGGAGACCATCGTGCCCAGCATCAAGCGGACCTCCGACCTGGTGCAGGAAATCGCCGCGGCCTCGCTGGAGCAGTCCTCCGGCGTGGCGCAGATCAACTCGGCGGTGGTGCAGCTGAGCCAGACCACGCAGCAGAACGCCACCGCGTCCGAGGAACTGGCCGCGACCGCCGAGGAAATGAGTTCGCAGGCCGAGTACCTGCAGCAGTCGATGGCGTTCTTCCGCCTGGGCCATGGCGAGGCACCGCGCCCGCCGCGCGCAGCCGACAAGCCCAGCGCCAAGGCGCTCGGCAGCAGCCGCATCGAGCCCAAGCGCGTGCGTCCGCGTGCGCCGCAGCCGGCGTACGCGATGACGGCGGGTCCGGACGAATCGCAGTTCGCCAGCTTCTGA
- a CDS encoding chemotaxis protein CheW, with the protein MRAQLGNAAAVPLDADPALASVPAQFLTFQLEQELFGLNIDGIHEIIEYRPPTAVPTMPACVRGVINLRGAVVPVVDLQLRLGRAPSRVTRRSCIVIVTAEDAGTTQAFGLLVDAVSAVLDIPAQQIEAAPSFGSGIRQELLQGMGKLEDRLVILLDRARLLRVDDIAETALPAAA; encoded by the coding sequence ATGCGCGCACAACTTGGCAACGCAGCGGCCGTGCCGCTGGACGCGGATCCGGCGCTGGCGTCGGTCCCGGCGCAGTTCCTGACCTTCCAACTGGAACAGGAACTGTTCGGCCTGAACATCGACGGCATCCACGAGATCATCGAATACCGTCCGCCGACCGCGGTGCCGACCATGCCTGCCTGCGTGCGCGGCGTGATCAACCTGCGCGGCGCGGTGGTGCCGGTGGTGGACCTGCAACTGCGGCTCGGCCGCGCGCCCAGCCGCGTCACCCGGCGCAGCTGCATCGTGATCGTGACCGCAGAGGACGCCGGCACCACCCAAGCGTTCGGCCTGCTGGTCGATGCGGTCAGCGCAGTGCTGGACATCCCGGCGCAGCAGATCGAGGCGGCGCCGTCGTTCGGCAGCGGCATCCGCCAGGAGTTGCTGCAGGGCATGGGCAAGCTGGAGGACCGCCTGGTGATCCTGCTGGACCGCGCGCGCCTGCTGCGCGTGGACGACATCGCCGAGACGGCGCTGCCGGCCGCGGCCTGA